TGAAAAGTTCTCCATTTGTCGTTCTACTTCTGTTGCCTTGTCTTTACGGAAGAAAGATAAAACAAAAAGGAGAATGGCAATTACTAAGAGAATCATGATAGTCCATTCGATCATCTTACAACCCTTCTCTCTATAAACTTCTATTTTACTACTCTATTATACACGTTTCTATCACCTACAAAAAAGTGGTTTTCGTCCTACTTCCTCGACAAATTATAAATGAAACGCTTACAAAATAAGGATGCGAGCTTCTTACGGTAAAAACGACACGACCGTATGACACCATTCGCTATCGAATAGTGACGAAAAATTTATTTATGCTTAACAAACACAAGCTGAGTAAGTGCGTGACAAAAACAGACATTTTACCCCTGCTTGTTCAGATATGCGATGGTCGGTATGATTAATATAACAAGATATGCAACGTTTTCACCGATTATGTAAAGTCAGCTTCGACACTTTTGGAGGTGTAGAAATGATAGAAGATATTGTTAAATTACGAGAAAAAGGGTTTTCTTTTCGAAAGATCGCAAAAGAACTCGGAACGACGGTTGGAAAAGTGCAATATCGATTCCAGAAACATCAAGAAGAACGACAAACGAAAAAGGAGATTATACTAATGCCTAAAGAGATGAGAAGAGAATTACCAGCATCGTATGAACGGGATGAGTTAATGCTTCTACCAAGAACGCCGACTAGCTTGCATGCTTATTTTGAAACGAGTCACTTTACAAGACAATTGATTGAACATCAAATGAGAACACCTTGGCATGAACTTCAGAAGGTATTGCGTTTGTATGATATCACAGCGATCGATTTTAATGGTCATCATTCTCATCGATTTGTGGATGCGGATCTCCCTGAGGTGACAAACAATTGGTATTTTCATGGGGTAGAAGAAAATCGTACATACATCCTAGACCTTGGAGTAAGAACAAGAGATCATTCATTCTTTTCAATCATGCGCTCGAATCCGATTGATACACCACGATTGAAAAGTAGCATGCGAGGGCAGTATCAAGAAGCCCTACACAATTGGCAGCAAGGTGTAAGTAACGACCCACAATGGCTAGAGCATTTTAGTACGTATTCATATTATGAGTCTACGAAATAAGGAGGAGAGCGACATTGTCAAAAGGTTATTTTTCATTTATCCTTCATGCCCATTTACCTTATGTGAGACATGAAGAAGAGGGTCGATTAGAAGAACGGTGGTTGTTTGAAGCATTAACAGAGACGTACATTCCACTCCTATGGTCTATAGAAGAGGCAGGAGCAATAGATGCGATGACGATCTCCTTTACCCCGCCGTTAATGGAGATGCTAGCAGACCCACTAATGCAAGAGCGTTACCTGCACTATTTATTGAAGACGGAAGAATTATTAAGGAAAGAAACTGTCTTACTTGAAGAAGACGAGGCATTCAATCCTTTGGTGCCTTTCTATCAGAATAGATATCGGAAAATTCGTGAAACTTTCCTTGCATGGGAAAAAAATATCTTAAAAGCCTATAAGGATTTAAATGAAAAAGGTCTCGTTACCCTTATGACATCTGCAGCAACTCATGCCTTTTTACCTTATGTAAAAACAGAATCTGCAGTTCGTGCCCAAATTAGAGAAGGTGTTCGTGCTTTTGAAAAGCATTTCGGCTACAGACCAAAAGGTTTTTGGTTACCTGAATGTGCGTTTGCTCCAGGGATTGATCGAATCTTAATCGAAGAGGGCATTCAATATACATTTGTAGATGAACATACGGTATTAAGTGCTGATCCGAAACCATCGAGACAAGCTGGTGCCCCGATATATTCTCCTCATGGCTTAATCTTATTTCCGCGACATACGGAACTGTCGAGTAAAGTGTGGAGTTCTTCACTAGGCTATCCGGGTGATGTTGATTATCGTGAGTTTTACCGCGATATCGGATACGAACGAGATTGGGACTATATTAAATCGTATGTACATGAAGATGGGATTCGCGTTGACACAGGATTGAAATATCATCGCATCACAGGTCAAACAGAACATAAAGAGCCATATAACCGCGAATGGGCTGAGCAGAAGATCACGCATCACGCCACCAATTATGTGGAAACAATTAACTCTTTTGCTGATCAAAACCAACAGCAGTGCTATCCACCTTACTACATGGCCGCTCCATTTGACGCTGAGTTATTCGGTCACTGGTGGTTTGAAGGAACAGAGTGGATCGGACAAGTTTTACAAATGGCGAGCGAGAATGTTCCCTTTGTAAGTCCAGAAACGTATATTGACCGACATTTTCAAGACTTTGAAACGAATCATATTTCCTTTTCAACATGGGGCAGAGAAGGATACGGGGATGTTTGGTTAAGCCCTAAAAATGATTATATGTATCGACATCTTCATCGATTAGAGCAAGATTTAGCTACTGTGGTTGCCCTTAAAGCAGCACCGACGGACCTAGAGAAACGATTAATGGATCAAATGGTACGCGAGTGGATGTTAGCTGTTAGTAGTGATTGGGCGTTTATTGTCGATGGTGATAGTGCCGTTCAATATGCGAAGGAACGTTTTGACACGCATGTCTCCCGCTTTGATGAGCAAAAGGAGCAATTGTTTTCTCATCAAATTGAAGAGAGTTGGGTTTTACAACAAGAAAAAGAGTTTCCGTTTTTAGACAATATTGACATGTCGGTATTTCTATCCAATCACGACTCCTATGTTGTTCAGAAATCCGAAGAGAACGTGGCAGAAGCGAAAAGACGGACGATCTTAATGCTTAGTTGGGAATTCCCACCGATGATGGTTGGAGGCCTATCGCGCCATGTATTTGATCTATCCCGTGCGCTTGTAAACGATGGGCATACAGTTCACGTATTAACATCTGAAGTTCATGGCTACCCAGCTTATGAGGTGAACCAAGGTGTTCATGTTCATCGCTTAAAAGGCTTACAACCTGAAGCAACATCGTTTTTTAATTGGGTTGGAAGTTTAAATGTGGCGATGGCATCATACGGTGAAAAGCTCAGTCGAACAGAACGCTTTGACGTCATACACGCTCATGATTGGCTTGTAGGAGTGGCGGCAACGAGCTTAAAGAAAAAATTAAATATTCCGCTACTTGCGACGATTCATGCGACAGAGCATGGACGAAATAACGGCATTCACTCTGAGCTTCAATATGAGATTAACCAGAAGGAATGGGAATTAACGTATGAAGCCGATCGCGTCATTGTATGTAGTGATTACATGAAAAAAGAATTAGAGACCATTTTCTCCTTACCAGAAGAGAAGCTAAGTGTCATTCCAAATGGAGTCGACCTAGACTTAATTCGCTCAATAAAAGATTCAGCCACTTCACTTCAGCCAAATGACAAATTTACGGTCTTTACCGTTGGGCGTATGGTGAAGGAAAAAGGGTTTCAAACGGTCATAGATGCGGCTGATGTATTTAGAGAAAAAGGCATAGGAATCCAATTTGTCTTAGCTGGCAAGGGACCAATGTTAACAGAGTATCAACAACAAGTCAGTGATAGAAACTTAAACGAGTATGTTCGATTTTTAGGATTTATTACAGATGAAGAGCGAAATGATTGGTTTAGCCTAGCGGATGCGGCAATCTTCCCGAGTTTATACGAACCTTTTGGCATCGTAGCTCTTGAAGGAATGGCTGCTGGAAAACCAACCATTGTCTCTGATGTAGGCGGTCTATCCTCAATTATTGCTCATGGTGAAAACGGATTAAAGATGATTCCTGGTGACAAAGAGAGTTTAGTGACACAAGTGATGTATTTATATAATCATCCGATCACTCGAGAAGCGCTAGCTACACAAGGCTTGCGTGATGTCAAAATGAAATTTGATTGGGGCGCTATTGCTAAGCAAACTGAAAGAGAATTTGAGATATGTTTAGCCGGTCAACTAGTGGCGGCGAATTAAAAGGAGGCGATGTGTAGTGAAAGGTGTCATTATGGCAGGAGGAAAAGGTACAAGATTACGTCCATTAACATGTCAGTTACCAAAGCCGATGGTTCCATTATTACAAAAACCAGTAATGCAATACAGCATCGAGCTATTAAAGAAACATGGTATTACAGACATTGCTGTAACTGTACAATATTTACCAGATGAAATTCGTGACTATTTCGGTGATGGAGAAGAGTTTGGTGTTCGCTTAACATACTTTGAAGAAATAGAGCCATTAGGGACAGCTGGAAGTGTGAAGCAGGCTGAAGAATTTTTAAATGAACCGTTTGTCGTAGTGAGTGGAGATGCATTAACTGACTTTGATTTACAAGCGGGGATTAAATTTCACGAGCAAAATGATGCGCTGGTTTCGATCTTTATGAAACAGGTGGCTTGTCCGTTAGAGTTTGGTGTGATTATGACGAATCAAGACGATGAGATTGTGCGTTTTCTTGAGAAGCCCAGTTTAAGTGAAGTGTTTAGTGACACGGTTAACACAGGCATCTATGTGATGGATCCAAGCATCTTCTCTTATATTGAAGAAGGGAAGTCCGTTGACTTTAGTAAAGATGTATTCCCAAGACTTTTAGAAGAGAAAGCGGGAATGTATGGGTATGCTGCTGATGGTTATTGGTCCGATATTGGAAACTTAGAACAATATCGTCAAGCACATATGGATATTTTAAACCGTGATGTGAAAGCATCGATTATGGGAATAGAAGTGGAACCAGGAATCTTCGTTGATCAAACAACAACGATAGAAGAAGGTGCTGTCATTGAAGCGCCTTCATTTATCGGCAAGAATTCGACGGTGCGCAAACATGCTAAAGTTGGCCCATACTCGGTGGTCGGCTCTAATACGATCATCTCCGAAGAAGCAACGATCAAGCGTTCTGTCGTCTGGAACGGGGTATTTGTTGGTCGACAATCGGAACTACGAGGCGTAACGATTTGTGACGGAGTAAAGATGGGTGCAAAGTCTAGTGCCTATGAACAAGCTGTGATCGGTCGCCAAAGTGAAATTGGGGAGGAAGCAAGCATTCAACCAGGTATGAAAATTTGGCCGCATAAGCGAATCGCAGAAGGCGCCGTTGTTTCAGATTCGGTTGTCTGGAATGATCAAGACTCTATCACTCCATTGTTAAATGGGCATCGAGCAATTGGTGTGGCCAATGTTGAAGTGACCCCTGAACATGTTAGTCGCCTAGGAGCGGCATTTGCATCTACTCTAGCTGTTGGTGGTGAGTTTGTTTTATCTGGTGACCATCAGGCATTTACGAAGTTATTAAAACTATCCTTTGCTCAAAGTGTGCAAGCAACAGGAGTAGACGTTGTCGATTTGGATGAAGCTGCTTTGCCAGTTCTTCGTAAAACGATTGCAGACTTTCAATTTGCAGGTGGGGCACATATTAGAGTGAACCAAGATCAACATGTAGTCATTGAATTTTTTGATCATCAAGGTCTTCCTATTACTAGTTCTCTCCAAAAAGAACTAGAAAAAATTGTTACTTTTAGTACGTACCGCCGTGTTGCTTTTGACCAATTGGGCTCGTACAATGTCAACACTCATTTTGAGGAAATCTATGTGAAGCAAATTCTTTCCTTTGTTGATAATAAAGTATACAAACATGGTGGTATCTCGGTCGCAATTTTCACTCAGGAGCGTACGAGCTCAGAGTGGATTGCATTAGCGCTACGACGTCTCGGTTGTCAGGTAGAGACATCGATTGAGAGCTTCGACTTAGACAAAATAGCTCTTGAGATGACGATGTCAGACGCAGATATTGGTATTATTCTTGGTGAAACAGGTGAATTTATTACGCTAGTGACTCCAGAAGGACATATCGTGACAGATGAAGAGAAACTAGTACTGTTCGTTGATATGCATCTGGCCTATGAAGAGCAAGAGCAAATTGCCATCCCATTATACGGAGGTTCCACACTTATAGAGTACGTTCGATCTCATCATAAAGAGGTCATTCGCACAAAAGCATCAGCAAGAGATATGATGATGGCGGAGGAAAATGTCCAACTTTATTGCTTTGATGGGTTGTATGCCGCTACACACCTTATCTACACGTTGCTAGAAAGAAATCAAACGCTAGATCAATATGTGAATACTCTACCAAGAGAGTCTCTAGTCAAACAAGAAGTGTCGTGTCGATCCGATCAAAAGGGTATGGTGATGCGTGCACTAATGGAAACACTAGAACAAGAGGACGTAGAGCTAATCGAAGGGATGCGAGTAAGTCATCCAGAAGGAGGGTGGACATACATTGTACCAGACCAGAATGAGCCGGTTTTCACAGTCTATGCACAAGCCGATGAGCCAGAGATGGCGAGATTACATGCAAACTACTACATCGATCAAATCCATCAGCTCGTTACAAAATCAACATTCGTTCACTCTTCATAACTCACTTACTACAGATTTACAATCTAAGGTAGGGATTTGGAAGGATGGACAGACGAGTTGGTTACATGAAGAGCAATGGCGAATCGCGCCTATATACAAACGAGAGGAGGGTGTGAAGCTACTAGCAGCTTACCACCCTACCTATCACCTTCATGTCACAATTATTGAGCGTGCTTTTGCAGATATGATAGGGTATCATAGACAGTTGTTTATTCGAAATGAATGTTCCAAAGCCCAAGATATAAAATTGCTTTTTCACCAGCGACCAATGACTCAATCAAAAGAGCCTACAATAAGCTTTTATGCACCGATCTCTAAAGCTTTGATTCATTCAGATGGTCAGTCTTATGTGACAACCTTTGCTAAAGGGACAAGAGAAGAGTTGTTTTCATATGCTGTTGGAGACTTGGACTCTATTTGGAATGACTTGACAGGCTCGCTTATGACTCATTCTTTTGTGAAACAATCATCAGAAAGTGTTATGGTGAATTCACTCTTTCTTCCTGCGAATGGGGAAAAAAGAGTGGAACAATGGATGCATGCGGGCGAATCAATTACAGAAAGCGAGCAATTTATGACGAAATTCGGTCGTGCAAACAACGAAATTTGATAAAAATTGACGCTGTAAAGAAAAAACACTTGATCCCTACCGAAAGATTTGCTATCATATTCAAGTATGACAAGTATGACAAGTATGAAGTAAGTTATGTTTGGAGGGATATCGGATGCGTGTACAAGTAACTCTTGCTTGCACTGAGACAGGCGATCGTAATTATATTACATCTAAAAACAAACGCGAAAATCCTGAGCGTATTGAACTTAAAAAATACTGCCCAAGATTAAAGCGCCACACTCTACACCGTGAGACTAAATAAGCAGCTGGATTCTTCCACTGCTTATTTTTTTTTGCTGAAATGATGACGCTTGCATGGGCATTTCTAATTGACTTAACTCGATAGCGATCATGTATACTGAAAGTGAAACGTTTTGACAACGTACTGTGTACAGTATAGATGGAACACATACATAGAAAAACACGAGCGATCGTCATGAAGGTGTGAGGGCAAAGGAGAGTAAGTTTCATGGATGAGAAAAAATTCTACCGGGCGTTGGTCAACAGTAAGTTAGAACAGCTTACAAAAGAAACAATAGAAAGAGAAACCTCTCAATTGATTGAAAAAGTATTAAGTGATCCGCATTGGATTGAAGCAAGAACAATCGGATTGACGATTTCAAAAGGTTTAGAGGTTGATACATATGCACTAATAAAAGCCGCATGGTCTTTAGGTAAGGTTGTGGCTGTCCCGAAAATAAAAAAGGGCACAAGAGACATGGTGTTTTATGAAATACAGCGTTTTGAAAACCTAGAGGATACATTCTTTGGATTAAAAGAACCTAAACCATCTGTGTGTAGACTCGTTGATAAGCAAGAACTCGATCTTATTTTTGTACCAGGAATAGCCTATGATTACACGCGCTTTCGATTAGGCTACGGCGGGGGCTATTATGACACGTATTTAAAAGAGTATAAAGGGATCACGGTTTCATTGGCCTATTCATGTCAAATCGTTGAGAGTGTGCCAACCGAGGAACACGATCAGCCGATCACTTATCTTTTTGTTGCAGGCGAAAGGAAACCAACATAATTATGTTATATGTAGGAGTGTTGTTTCTTGCTATCTTAGCCTTTATTGTAAAGAAATTATCAGCATCAGGAATGATAGCGGCGATTTTTGTTGGGTCTTCGATTAGTTTTGGTTTTGGTTTTCGAGGTCTCCTTCTTCTAGCCATTTTTTTCTTTACTTCAAGCATGTGGAGTACGTTATGGAAAAATAAAAAAGAAAATAATGTGCAGGAAAAGGGCGATCGAAGAGATGCATGGCAAGTGCTTGCAAATGGCGGTGTGGCGGCACTAATGGCGATTCTTTATGGGTACGACCCTTCTTACATATGGTTATTTGGTTTTGTTGCAAGTCTTGCTGCTGCGAATGCAGATACTTGGGCCTCTGAGATAGGGACATTAAGTAGACAAAGGCCAATTCATATATTAACGTGGAAACGAGTCGAGCCGGGCACATCGGGGGCAGTGACGGCATTGGGATCTGCTGCAGCTTTTGCCGGCAGCTTTGTTATTGCTGTATGTGCGATTTTTTGTTGGTGGAGCGATTATCACAATAGCCATATTCTATTAATTGCACTGACACTTGTTGGATTTCTCGGCAATTTAGTTGATACAATTGTTGGAGCTTGTTTTCAAGTGGAAAATCGATGCCAGGTGTGTGGTGTGATGACAGAAGCGAAACGCCATTGTAATAAAGAGACAGAGTATGCTTCTGGGGTGAATTGGATGAATAATGATTTCGTGAATGTCATGTGTACATCTGTCGGAGCACTACTCGGAATAGGTGTTGCTGGGCTTTTACTGTAAGGAGGAGAACGATGGCAAATCATACATATGAACGATACTCTAGACAAATGCTTTTTCAACCGATTGGGGAATCAGGTCAACAAAAATTAAGCGAGAAAACCGTACTCATCGTTGGTGTTGGTGCGCTCGGAACGGTGTTAGCAAATCATTTGGTTCGTGCAGGAGTAGGACGTGTCCGCATCGTTGATCGTGATTATGTGGAACAAAGTAATTTGCAACGCCAGATGCTTTTTGACGAAGAAGATGTGATCAAGCATGCACCAAAAGCGATCGCAGCTAAAGAAAAGCTTGAGAAAATTAATTCCGACGTTACGATCGAAGCATTCGTTTCGGATGTGTCCGTTGAAACGATTGATCCTTTAATAGATGGGATCGATCTGATATTAGATGGGACTGACAACTTTAAGACGAGATTTTTGTTAAATGATATTAGCTATAAACACGGCATCCCGTTTGCTTACGGAGGTGCAGTCAGTGCACGTGGCATGTCAGCCCTATTTATCCCCGGTCAAACACCATGTTTACGATGCTTTATTGATCATGGTGAAACCCAAGGTCAAACATGTGATACGATTGGTGTCATTAGCCCGGTAGTTGACATTGTCGCTTCTTATCAAGTGACAGAAGCGTTGAAGTATCTAGTTGGTGATATTCTAGCACTGAGAAATACATTACGTACCTTTGACCTTTGGAATAATCACCAATATGACATGAACATGAATTCATCAAAAGAGCAATGCAAAACATGTGTAGAAAAAAAATACCCTGCTTTAAAGGCCACGGATGAAGAAGTGACCACATTATGTGGTCGTGAAACGGTGCAAATCCAACGCAAATCAAAAGTAGATCTAGAAGAATGGGCTTCAAGGCTAGAACGTGTAGCAAACGTGAAAAAAACACCGTTTCTGTTAAGAGTTCAACTTGACGAAGGAGAACGAATGGTCCTCTTTCCAGACGGAAGAGTCCTAATACAAGGAACAGAAGACGTCTCAAGAGCAAGAAGTTTATATAGTAAATATATAGGTGATTAGAGAAGGCGGAATTTTTCCGTCTTTTTTTTGTAGTTATTTAAAGTTTAATGAGCAAAATAATCTTATTGTAAAAAAATGATTGACGAATGACGGTTCATCCTCTACGATAGAAAACATCAAACGCTTAACTGCGTAAAAGCATAAAAGCACGAAAGCGAATTGTGGAGGAGAAATAGAGATGGAGAAGAAGCCTAGTATCATACAGACCCTTTTATTATTACTAGTCATTATGTCATTAATTATTACAAGCATGTTTGTGTTGAAAGTAGAACCGCATATCCCGTTATTTGCGAGTCTTGTTATCGCCGTCTTGTTTGGGCTAGCTCTTAAAGTGAAGTGGGCTGATGTAGAGAAGGCCATGATTGATGGCGTAAAAATCGGGATCAAGCCCATTTTCATTTTAGCTTTAGTCGGAATGGTGATCGCTGTTTGGATGATGAGTGGGACGGTACCGACGTTGCTCTTTTACGGACTTTCGATTATTTCACCGGAATGGTTTGCTGTTAGTACGCTATTCATTTGTATGATTGTATCAAGCTTTACAGGAAGTTCATTTACAACAGTGGGGACAATTGGTGTAGCGATGATGGGGATTGGAATAGCTTTAGGTGTAGCCCCAGCCATTGCTGCAGGAGCTGTCGTATGTGGAGCTTGTTTTGGAGATAAAATGTCTCCTTTGTCAGATACGACTAACTTTGCTCCAGGTATTGTCGGTGTCGATTTATTTGAACATATTAGACATTTGCTTTGGACAACCATTCCAAGCTTTGTCATAACCGTTTTTTTATTTCTTTTAATCGGTCGTAGTCAAACGGCAGCTAGTTCAAACGATATTGCAGGCATGCTAACATCCATTAATGACCATTTCTCTATAGGAATATTGACATTACTTTCACCCATTCTCGTTGTATTTCTAGCAATGAGAAGATACCCTACGATTCCTGTTTTAATCATCGGTATCGGTTCTGGTCTTGTAACAGCAGCCTTCATGCAAGGAAATGTTGCAATCGCTGAGTGGTTTACAGTGATTCAACATGGGTTTGTCATCGATACGGGAAATGAGGTCATCGATGGGATTGTTAATCGTGGTGGGTTGCAGTCAATGATGTGGTCGATCTCACTTGTTATGATTGCTCTTATTCTTGGTGGAGTCATTCAACGAATTGGTGTCATTGAAACCCTTCTTCAATCACTTACAAGAAGATTATCATCAAGAGGAAATGTCATTGCGGCAACAGCGGCTTCATCGATTGGTGTGAACGTTGTTACAGGTGAGCAATACTTATCGATCTTATTGCCTGGGAAAACGTTTGAAGCCTTCTACGATAAGTTGAATGTAGCCAAGAAGAACTTGTCTCGTACGCTTGAAGATGCGGGAACTCTTGTGAATCCATTAATTCCATGGGGCGTGAGCGGGGCATTCTTTGCCAGCACGCTAGGTGTAGATGTCATTGAGTATCTACCATTTGCCTTCTTCCTTTTACTATCCCCAATAATGACGGTCTTGTTTGGATACTTGGGCATTGGTGTTGGTGAGAAAACCATTCAAAAAGAAAATGGATAAAAACACACTCTCTCACGCAAAGTAATAGTAAGGAGGGATGCTGGATGATTAATCGGTTCATTTCTACAGTCACTTTTGCTTTATTATTGTACTTTGCTTATAAATATCGATATCGTTTATTAAACGTCTTTTTAGGTCGCCGTCTTTTACGTAAGCTGGCTATTAGTTTAGCGATGCAAATACCAGTCATTCGTGATAAGGCGTTAAGTTCAGTCTTGCAGTCGTCTAATCGGCCTCAAAATGTATAATTGTATAGACTTAAGTCTGGCCGTTCTTTTTATTTCAATAAAAAGAGTAGGCCAGACTTTTTGGTTTGGAAAGATCGTCTTAAGTCTTTTTCATATTAAAAAAGGAACATGGCTTGGTATACTAGAACTAGAAAAGACAGAGGTGATTTGCTCATGATATGGGATGTCATTGCCTTTGATTTGGATAACACGTTATATAACCATGAGTACGCCTTTAAACGGGCGATACGATCTTGTTATAAGTCGATGCAGCAAATGTGGCATGAAAAGAAAGAAAGTGTACACAATGTGGCATTTGAAACATGGTTTACAACATATAAGTATTATAGCGATCAATTATGGCCTGATTATGAGAACAAACGAATCAATGGTCAGACGTACAGACGATCACGTTATCTACAAGCGATGGCTGAACACAAGTTACCAAGGAATAAAAAGGAAGCCGATGCGTTTCATGCACAGTATTATGATACGGTGCACTTGTTTATTCAGCCAGATCCAATTTTACATGAATTATTAAGTTGGTTGATAGGTGATGGTGTAAGAATGGGGATCTTGTCGAATGGTGCGACAAAAACGCAGAAAAATAAAATAAAACAACTAGAGATTGAACAGTTTTTCACGCCTTCAGCGGTACTTGTTTCAGAGGAAGTACAAATAGAAAAGCCAGATCCGCGTCTGTTTCAACTACTCGACCATCGTCTTCAAACAGACGGTCTAAAGAAATTATTTATTGGTGATTCTTGGGAACAAGATATGATCGGGGCAACAGCAGCAGGATGGGATGCGTTGTATGTCAATACTAGAAACCAGCGACCATCAAGCAATTTGAAGGTCGTTGCAACGGTCGACTCGCTCGCTAGTTGCTATAACTGGCTAATGAGTAACGGGAGAATACGGGGGTGAGTCAATGAATGCTTGGCAACAGGACGTCTATTTTTGGCAGCTCGTCCATCACTATGTTTTTCATAAGGGGTTTCGCTTGCTTCATCAAAAAAATAAAGAAGTATGGCTAGAAGATGTGGACCAAAAGCCAAAAAGAATTTTGCGCTTAGTAAGAGCAGACATAGATTGGAGAAACCATTTAAAAAAAGACGTAGAAGAAACGGTGAAAAGAGCCGATCTTCTGCGTCGACAGTTAAGACAGAAGAAGGTAGAAGGCGATACAATTTATGTAATGAGCCATCTGCCAGTGGATGAGTGGGAAGAGCTTGAGAAGCCATTTTATATTGGTAAGAAGCAACAAACGAAGATGACGATGACAGTCATTACTTCTGAATTATCAGAGAAGCAGCGCATCGCAAATAGCAGGTTGAAAGGCGATGAGATCCCTCCTTTTCCTATTTATGAAGATGTCGACATGGCCGAAGTCGTCATTGGACGATTGAAGCGCGAAGTGAGGCAACATGCAAAAAAACAAGAAGAAGAAATAAGATCGATTTTCTTATATGGCAAGCCGTTTGCTACTTACACGTTATTACTATTCATTGCAATTATGTATTATATCGTCGAACAAAACGGGAGCAGTACGTCTGTGTTAACGTTAATTGAGTTTGGAGCAAAGTACAATCCAGCAATCATCGATGGTGAGTGGTGGCGTTTATTTAGTGCTATGTTTTTACATATTGGCATCTTTCACCTCCTTATGAATTCACTTGCTCTGTTTTATTTAGGTAGTGCGGTAGAGAGGATGTTCGGTACGAGTCGTTTTGTTCTTATATATTTTGTAGCAGGATTAATCGGTTCCATTGCAAG
Above is a genomic segment from Bacillus sp. FJAT-45037 containing:
- a CDS encoding sodium:proton antiporter → MINRFISTVTFALLLYFAYKYRYRLLNVFLGRRLLRKLAISLAMQIPVIRDKALSSVLQSSNRPQNV
- a CDS encoding rhomboid family protein; amino-acid sequence: MNAWQQDVYFWQLVHHYVFHKGFRLLHQKNKEVWLEDVDQKPKRILRLVRADIDWRNHLKKDVEETVKRADLLRRQLRQKKVEGDTIYVMSHLPVDEWEELEKPFYIGKKQQTKMTMTVITSELSEKQRIANSRLKGDEIPPFPIYEDVDMAEVVIGRLKREVRQHAKKQEEEIRSIFLYGKPFATYTLLLFIAIMYYIVEQNGSSTSVLTLIEFGAKYNPAIIDGEWWRLFSAMFLHIGIFHLLMNSLALFYLGSAVERMFGTSRFVLIYFVAGLIGSIASFAFNDQVSAGASGAIFGCFGALLYFGVTHPKLFFRTMGMNVLVILSINLVFGFVVPMVDNGAHIGGLVGGFMAALIVQLPKQKPSKKQWLFLLATVIGAVSLFGYAMKGNSSEMTAVVSLQVAQEYLEQDQFDKAYPYVETALEADEELADGHFFLGYIKYEEESYDQARVSFERAAELRPDFHQAHYNLGLSYMQLDEEEKAIRSFEEAIALAPNEEMYNEVYQQFTE
- a CDS encoding ThiF family adenylyltransferase; the protein is MANHTYERYSRQMLFQPIGESGQQKLSEKTVLIVGVGALGTVLANHLVRAGVGRVRIVDRDYVEQSNLQRQMLFDEEDVIKHAPKAIAAKEKLEKINSDVTIEAFVSDVSVETIDPLIDGIDLILDGTDNFKTRFLLNDISYKHGIPFAYGGAVSARGMSALFIPGQTPCLRCFIDHGETQGQTCDTIGVISPVVDIVASYQVTEALKYLVGDILALRNTLRTFDLWNNHQYDMNMNSSKEQCKTCVEKKYPALKATDEEVTTLCGRETVQIQRKSKVDLEEWASRLERVANVKKTPFLLRVQLDEGERMVLFPDGRVLIQGTEDVSRARSLYSKYIGD
- a CDS encoding HAD family hydrolase, translating into MIWDVIAFDLDNTLYNHEYAFKRAIRSCYKSMQQMWHEKKESVHNVAFETWFTTYKYYSDQLWPDYENKRINGQTYRRSRYLQAMAEHKLPRNKKEADAFHAQYYDTVHLFIQPDPILHELLSWLIGDGVRMGILSNGATKTQKNKIKQLEIEQFFTPSAVLVSEEVQIEKPDPRLFQLLDHRLQTDGLKKLFIGDSWEQDMIGATAAGWDALYVNTRNQRPSSNLKVVATVDSLASCYNWLMSNGRIRG
- a CDS encoding DUF92 domain-containing protein codes for the protein MLYVGVLFLAILAFIVKKLSASGMIAAIFVGSSISFGFGFRGLLLLAIFFFTSSMWSTLWKNKKENNVQEKGDRRDAWQVLANGGVAALMAILYGYDPSYIWLFGFVASLAAANADTWASEIGTLSRQRPIHILTWKRVEPGTSGAVTALGSAAAFAGSFVIAVCAIFCWWSDYHNSHILLIALTLVGFLGNLVDTIVGACFQVENRCQVCGVMTEAKRHCNKETEYASGVNWMNNDFVNVMCTSVGALLGIGVAGLLL
- the nhaC gene encoding Na+/H+ antiporter NhaC; the protein is MEKKPSIIQTLLLLLVIMSLIITSMFVLKVEPHIPLFASLVIAVLFGLALKVKWADVEKAMIDGVKIGIKPIFILALVGMVIAVWMMSGTVPTLLFYGLSIISPEWFAVSTLFICMIVSSFTGSSFTTVGTIGVAMMGIGIALGVAPAIAAGAVVCGACFGDKMSPLSDTTNFAPGIVGVDLFEHIRHLLWTTIPSFVITVFLFLLIGRSQTAASSNDIAGMLTSINDHFSIGILTLLSPILVVFLAMRRYPTIPVLIIGIGSGLVTAAFMQGNVAIAEWFTVIQHGFVIDTGNEVIDGIVNRGGLQSMMWSISLVMIALILGGVIQRIGVIETLLQSLTRRLSSRGNVIAATAASSIGVNVVTGEQYLSILLPGKTFEAFYDKLNVAKKNLSRTLEDAGTLVNPLIPWGVSGAFFASTLGVDVIEYLPFAFFLLLSPIMTVLFGYLGIGVGEKTIQKENG